In one window of Catellicoccus marimammalium M35/04/3 DNA:
- a CDS encoding FMN-dependent NADH-azoreductase produces the protein MTQKLLAIKAHPFTKEKSTTVALLDQFLESYAESHPEDEITVLDLFATEIPDIDGTLLTAWETDPSEWTEAQRVCAERFDSFSNQFLEYDKIVIANPLWNMHVPTRLKAWLDTLLITNKTFRYTSHGPEGLVKGKKVMHLQSNGSPFGGQDPATKHIEGIFKFIGIHDVEHIFIDGKDRSAGRHLPKLAMEEAKEKAKEF, from the coding sequence TTGACACAAAAATTATTAGCAATTAAAGCTCATCCTTTTACGAAAGAGAAAAGTACTACTGTTGCTTTATTAGATCAATTTTTAGAAAGTTATGCAGAGTCTCACCCTGAAGATGAGATTACTGTTTTAGATTTATTTGCGACAGAGATTCCAGATATTGATGGAACTTTGTTAACAGCTTGGGAGACAGATCCTTCAGAATGGACAGAAGCTCAACGAGTATGCGCAGAACGTTTTGATTCATTTAGTAATCAATTTTTAGAATATGATAAAATCGTTATTGCTAATCCATTGTGGAATATGCATGTCCCTACACGTTTAAAAGCGTGGTTAGATACTTTATTGATTACCAATAAAACATTCCGTTATACTTCTCATGGTCCAGAAGGGTTAGTAAAAGGCAAAAAGGTAATGCATTTACAATCCAATGGAAGTCCTTTTGGTGGACAAGATCCAGCCACAAAACATATTGAAGGAATTTTTAAATTTATTGGTATTCATGATGTCGAACACATCTTTATCGACGGAAAAGATCGTTCTGCAGGACGTCATTTACCAAAATTAGCGATGGAAGAAGCAAAAGAAAAAGCAAAAGAATTTTAA
- a CDS encoding DedA family protein, with product MSVLSTIVFSLSALLRIHAEHVHFWHVLLAIFIALVMSVSGDAIDFCIGKYTNKLLNHWKFFQKHFSEQELARGERFVQRYGKMAIFFSRYIPGIRTITSYVIGASNYSFPIYVSLNILANLIMLTLYALFGYFLGGIPFVKEHFVVIVMLLVLLPLIPSLYFTWKKNKKDSSEKTEK from the coding sequence ATGTCAGTATTATCAACCATTGTATTTAGTCTTAGTGCATTATTAAGAATTCATGCAGAACATGTACATTTTTGGCATGTACTTTTAGCGATTTTCATTGCGTTAGTGATGAGTGTAAGCGGGGATGCCATTGATTTTTGTATTGGAAAATATACGAATAAACTATTAAATCATTGGAAGTTTTTCCAAAAGCATTTTTCTGAACAAGAATTAGCTAGAGGAGAGCGGTTCGTGCAACGTTATGGAAAGATGGCTATCTTTTTTTCCCGTTATATTCCAGGAATCCGTACTATTACTTCTTATGTAATTGGGGCATCTAATTATTCCTTTCCGATTTATGTTTCGCTAAATATACTAGCAAATCTAATTATGTTAACTTTATATGCACTATTTGGCTATTTTTTGGGAGGAATTCCTTTTGTCAAAGAGCATTTCGTTGTCATTGTTATGTTATTAGTGCTTTTACCATTGATTCCAAGTTTATATTTTACTTGGAAGAAAAACAAAAAGGATTCTAGCGAGAAAACCGAAAAATAA